Proteins encoded together in one Borrelia hispanica CRI window:
- a CDS encoding ParA family protein: MDREKPKIITLASIKGGVGKSALTIIFSYILKDINKKVLLIDLDPQNSLTSYFIKYIKKIKGLNVYYMLKSYKDPNLNRYVNKINSNMYIIASHPILCKFEQEDERYKEQLLESCLNKILSVNSFDYVIIDTPPSLSFLLYNALNVTEKIVIPVQLERWSVEAFPMLMNSIEEFNIFKNKKMEVSIIENQFVKNRNTFKDIEELLFKKYGLLIKGKIHSSNGIKVLINELNEPNSHEIYYKEAKAVLEKIL; this comes from the coding sequence GTGGATAGAGAAAAACCAAAAATAATTACGCTTGCAAGTATTAAGGGAGGTGTTGGAAAGAGTGCATTGACAATTATTTTTAGTTATATTTTAAAAGATATAAATAAAAAAGTATTGTTGATTGATTTAGATCCACAAAATAGTTTAACAAGTTATTTTATCAAATATATAAAAAAAATAAAAGGGCTTAATGTTTATTATATGCTTAAATCATATAAAGACCCTAATTTAAACAGGTATGTTAATAAAATAAATAGCAATATGTATATCATCGCTTCTCATCCTATTCTTTGTAAGTTTGAACAAGAAGATGAGAGATATAAAGAACAGTTGTTAGAGAGTTGCTTGAATAAAATTTTGTCTGTTAATAGTTTTGATTACGTGATAATTGATACACCTCCTAGTTTAAGTTTTTTATTATATAATGCCTTGAATGTTACAGAGAAAATTGTAATTCCTGTTCAACTTGAAAGATGGTCTGTTGAAGCCTTTCCTATGTTAATGAATTCAATAGAAGAATTTAATATTTTTAAAAATAAAAAAATGGAAGTTTCCATAATAGAAAATCAATTTGTAAAAAATAGGAATACTTTCAAAGATATAGAAGAATTATTATTCAAAAAATATGGATTGTTAATTAAAGGAAAGATTCATAGTTCTAATGGTATTAAAGTTTTAATTAATGAATTAAATGAGCCTAATAGTCATGAAATATATTATAAAGAGGCTAAGGCAGTTTTAGAAAAGATATTATAA
- a CDS encoding DUF226 domain-containing protein, which translates to MEDSLRRLKEKKLEIETKQKKSNFFVKIDKKNNKTLYHTRIVLDFYTFGIDNEENDRFFIVLRSWYRHKKYRFSLFSLLENDKFLGIYYGYRRPIKNVVTSYEKDGEIKKYGFSKAYYIEFRFKKGSVFCYIQGIYYLLKKEKSQTRYCNKLLFLIRKLEKEVYEFYNQKLPSGGIIVKWIEKNQK; encoded by the coding sequence ATGGAAGATTCATTAAGAAGATTAAAAGAAAAAAAATTAGAAATTGAGACAAAACAAAAAAAGAGCAATTTTTTTGTTAAAATAGACAAAAAAAATAATAAAACTTTATATCATACAAGAATTGTATTGGATTTTTATACATTTGGTATTGACAATGAAGAAAACGATAGATTTTTTATTGTTTTGAGAAGTTGGTATCGCCACAAAAAGTATCGATTTAGCTTATTTTCTTTGTTAGAGAACGATAAATTTTTGGGTATTTATTATGGTTATAGGAGACCTATAAAAAATGTTGTAACAAGCTATGAAAAGGATGGCGAGATCAAGAAATATGGCTTTTCAAAGGCTTACTATATAGAGTTTAGATTTAAAAAGGGTAGTGTTTTTTGTTATATTCAAGGAATTTATTATTTGCTTAAAAAAGAGAAGTCACAAACGAGATATTGTAATAAGTTGCTTTTTTTAATCAGAAAACTAGAAAAAGAAGTATATGAATTTTACAATCAAAAATTACCAAGTGGAGGGATTATAGTAAAGTGGATAGAGAAAAACCAAAAATAA